One window of Opisthocomus hoazin isolate bOpiHoa1 chromosome 15, bOpiHoa1.hap1, whole genome shotgun sequence genomic DNA carries:
- the TNRC6A gene encoding trinucleotide repeat-containing gene 6A protein isoform X1 — protein METETAFCSREVEAKATKEVERTASRAFLPHLCGTERRDLVQEEEEQLMEERKKRKEDKKKKEAAQKKAIEQKIKVPEQTKTSVSQPQPVTSNGTSTVTSTNNNAKRATANSQQQQTLPRYPPREVPPRFRHQEQKQLLKRGQQLPVIAANLGSTPKVLNGQSGGSTVTNKQPVTNGEVPNSSKKQPGMPPIRDLVSHSPNQSDLNHSGLGSHYDNSHWGPVSSNSDSSTNWDKVIVDGSDKEAWPSITGSDPELTSECMDTDSASSSGSERNLVIMASGSTGGESDGIRNGIGHGSQNKFVVGSNSNNVGNGSINGPWGLSHGTIISTCQVSVDAPDSKSESSNNRMNAWGTINSSSNGGLNPSTLNSNGNHGAWPVLENNGHALKGSVGSGNPGTNIQCSTIGQISNSQSINSKVGGSAHGSWGSLQENCDSEVNGTRKVSFSGQPQNLNTEMNGPNNTTNFMTSSLPNSAGSVQINELPNNTGHGAWRVSTMNHSQIQASPVANGTSISHLSNGEAKNGGSYGTTWGAYGSNYSGDKCSGPNSQANGDTVNATLMQPGISGPGSTNFQINGNKGGGVWEAGTVNSQNMPWGSGNGASAGGSRRGWGNPAQNTGTNISNGEWSKLPSNQHSNESVNGNSRKFTNGWKSTEEDDLNSQSSAASQLTEQNSAWAKTGTADSEGSSESTGCHEDRVTTEGQNRERRKVDQHALLQSIVNRTDLDPRVLSNSGWGQTPIKQNTAWDTETSPRGERKTDNGTEAWGGSVTQTSSSGGCVDRPSPNNNDTSSVSGWGDPKSAARWGDSKGSNSQGGWEEDSAATVMVKSNQSWGSGKEEKSSWNDAQKIKQGWVEGQKASQGWAVSAGESWGENSRSNHWGESKKSSSGGSDSDRSGSGWNEPGKSNSVTWGGNNTNPNNSSGWDEPAKSNQNQGWGDPPKSNQPQVWGDSSKPINSPEWNKQDVGSWGAPPATNKPPGSGWLGGPMPAPAKEEEPTGWEEPSPESIRRKMEIDDGTSAWGDPSKYNYKNVNMWNKNVPNSSSSSDQQAQVHQQLLSSSAMSSKESSSGSGWGEPPTPATTVDNGTSAWGKPMDTGTSWGEPISDAAGTSGWGNASLGQQAPNKPGPKSMQDSWCGDDMPLTGSRQTSWEEEEDVEIGMWNSSSSQDANPSLNWPPYMKKMPTKGIMKGGNKQDETWINPFIKQFTNLSFSRESPEETIQSNKMDMSGGLLQDKRMEIDKHGLGVGDYNRVVGKGPGSRPQISKESSMDRGPYFDKDGIVADESQNMQFMSSQNMKLPPSNNALPNQALGSLAGLGMQNLNSVRQNGNPSMFGVGNIAAQPRSMQQPPAQPLNSSQPNPRAQVPPPLLSPQVPVSLLKYAPNNGGLSPLFGPQQVAMLNQLSQLNQLSQISQLQRLLAQQQKAQNQRSMPSGGRQQQEQQGRSLSMQQQMMQQSRQLDPNLLMKQQTPPSQQQSLHQPTMKSFLENVIPHATPELQKGPSPINAFSSFPIGFCPISTSEIPGMNSNLNVNMDMSSIKEPQSRLRKWTTVDSISVNTSLDQNSSKHGAISSGFRLEESPFVPYDFMNSSNSPASPPGSIGDGWPRAKSPNGSSSVNWPPEFRPGEPWKGYPNIDPETDPYVTPGSVINNLSINTVREVDHLRDRNSGSSSSLNTTLPSTSAWSSIRASNYNVSLSSTAQSTSVARNSDSKSTWSPGSVTNTSLAHELWKVPLPPKSITAPSRPPPGLTGQKPPLSTWDNSLRLGGGWGNSDARYTPGSSWGESSSGRITNWLVLKNLTPQIDGSTLRTLCMQHGPLITFHLNLPHGNALVRYSSKEEVVKAQKSLHMCVLGNTTILAEFASEEEISRFFAQGQSLTPSPGWQSLGSSQSRLGSIDGSHSFSNRNDLNHWNGAGLSGTSSGDLHGTSLWGSPNYSTSLWGTPSSNDTRGISSPSPINAFLSVDHLGGGGESM, from the exons GCCATTGAACAAAAAATCAAAG TGCCAGAACAAACAAAGACAAGTGTAAGCCAGCCTCAGCCTGTCACCTCTAACGGCACTTCCACAGTAACCAGCACTAATAATAATGCCAAGCGGGCCACAGCCAACAGTCAGCAGCAGCAGACCTTGCCTCGATACCCTCCTCGTGAAGTACCACCGCGATTTCGACACCAGGAACAGAAACAGCTTCTGAAACGAGGTCAGCAGTTACCAGTTATAGCTGCAAACCTGGGATCTACTCCTAAAGTATTAAACGGCCAGTCAGGAGGCAGCACTGTCACAAATAAACAGCCAGTGACCAACGGAGAAGTGCCgaacagcagcaaaaaacagCCAG gcatGCCTCCCATTCGGGACTTGGTGAGCCACTCCCCTAACCAGTCAG aTCTGAACCACAGTGGTCTAGGATCGCACTATGACAATTCTCACTGGGGACCAGTCTCTTCAAATAGTGACTCCAGCACAAACTGGGATAAAGTTATTGTAGACGGCTCTGACAAAGAAGCATGGCCATCAATCACGGGCAGTGACCCAGAGCTGACATCAGAATGTATGGACACTGACTCTGCCTCTAGCTCTGGGTCGGAGAGAAACCTCGTTATAATGGCTTCAGGGAGCACAGGTGGTGAAAGTGATGGCATACGAAATGGCATTGGACATGGTTCTCAGAATAAGTTTGTGGTTGGTAGCAACAGCAATAATGTGGGCAATGGAAGTATTAATGGGCCGTGGGGTTTGTCCCACGGAACCATAATAAGCACATGTCAAGTTTCTGTGGATGCTCCTGACAGCAAATCTGAAAGTAGCAACAATAGAATGAATGCTTGGGGCACCATAAACTCTTCATCAAATGGAGGGTTAAATCCAAGCACTTTGAATTCAAATGGCAACCATGGTGCCTGGCCTGTATTGGAGAACAATGGACATGCCCTGAAAGGGTCTGTAGGGAGTGGTAATCCTGGCACAAATATTCAGTGCAGTACCATAGGTCAGATATCGAATAGTCAGAGTATCAACTCTAAAGTGGGTGGTTCAGCCCATGGTTCCTGGGGAAGCCTTCAGGAAAATTGTGATTCTGAAGTAAATGGTACAAGGAAGGTTTCATTCAGTGGGCAACCTCAAAACCTTAACACTGAAATGAATGGACCAAATAACACTACTAACTTTATGACCTCTAGTTTACCAAACTCTGCTGGTTCAGTGCAGATTAACGAACTGCCTAATAATACAGGGCATGGGGCCTGGCGTGTGAGCACAATGAATCATTCTCAGATTCAGGCCTCTCCAGTTGCAAACGGCACTTCCATTTCTCATCTTAGCAATGGTGAGGCGAAAAATGGTGGATCTTACGGTACTACGTGGGGTGCCTATGGTTCTAATTACTCTGGAGACAAATGTTCAGGCCCAAACAGCCAAGCTAATGGTGACACTGTGAATGCAACTCTAATGCAGCCAGGCATTAGCGGGCCTGGCAGCACTAACTTTCAAATCAATGGGAATAAAGGAGGAGGGGTGTGGGAGGCAGGGACAGTCAACTCCCAGAATATGCCGTGGGGGAGCGGAAATGGTGCGAGTGCTGGCGGGAGTAGAAGAGGATGGGGCAACCCTGCACAAAACACTGGCACTAACATTTCGAACGGGGAGTGGAGTAAACTGCCTAGTAATCAGCATTCCAATGAGAGCGTGAATGGAAACAGCAGGAAGTTTACAAATGGATGGAAGTCTACTGAGGAGGATGACCTTAACAGCCAGAGTTCTGCTGCTTCGCAGCTGACTGAGCAGAACAGCGCGTGGGCCAAAACAGGTACGGCGGACAGCGAAGGTAGTTCGGAGAGCACTGGATGCCATGAAGACAGAGTAACTACAGAAGGACAGAACCGAGAGAGAAGGAAAGTCGACCAGCATGCATTACTCCAAAGTATAGTGAACAGAACTGACTTAGATCCGCGTGTCCTTTCCAACTCTGGTTGGGGACAGACTCCAATCAAACAGAACACTGCCTGGGATACCGAAACGTCACCGAGGGGTGAAAGAAAAACTGACAATGGGACAGAGGCCTGGGGAGGCTCTGTGACACAGACTTCCAGCTCAGGGGGGTGTGTAGATAGACCTAGCCCTAATAATAATGATACCTCATCTGTATCAGGGTGGGGAGATCCAAAGTCTGCTGCGAGGTGGGGAGACTCCAAAGGGTCAAACAGCCaaggggggtgggaggaggattCTGCTGCTACAGTAATGGTCAAGAGCAATCAGTCGTGGGGAAGTGGCAAAGAGGAGAAGTCTTCTTGGAATGATGCACAGAAGATCAAACAGGGATGGGTAGAGGGACAGAAAGCCAGCCAGGGTTGGGCAGTTTCTGCGGGTGAGAGCTGGGGCGAAAATTCAAGAAGTAACCATTGGGGTGAGTCTAAGAAATCCAGTTCAGGAGGAAGTGACAGTGACAGATCAGGATCTGGTTGGAATGAGCCAGGTAAATCAAACTCTGTTACTTGGGGAGGTAACAATACAAACCCAAATAATTCGTCGGGATGGGATGAGCCTGCGAAGTCTAATCAGAACCAGGGCTGGGGAGACCCTCCTAAATCGAATCAGCCTCAAGTTTGGGGGGATTCATCGAAGCCAATCAACTCTCCAGAATGGAACAAACAAGATGTTGGCTCCTGGGGAGCACCCCCTGCCACAAACAAACCCCCAGGGTCAGGCTGGCTGGGGGGCCCAATGCCGGCACCAGCAAAGGAGGAAGAGCCCACTGGCTGGGAGGAGCCATCCCCTGAATCGATACGCCGTAAAATGGAAATTGATGATGGAACTTCTGCTTGGGGGGATCCAAGCAAATACAACTACAAAAATGTGAATATGTGGAATAAAAATGTCCCAAACAGTAGCAGCAGTTCAGACCAGCAAGCACAGGTACATCAGCAGCTACTGTCTTCAAGTGCCATGTCTAGCAAGGAGAGCAGTTCGGGTTCTG GTTGGGGAGAGCCTCCTACTCCAGCCACTACTGTAGATAATGGAACTTCCGCGTGGGGTAAACCCATGGATACTGGTACTAGCTGGGGAGAACCCATCAGCGATGCAGCAGGCACCTCTGGCTGGGGAAACGCTTCTCTTGGTCAACAGGCTCCGAATAAACCTG GGCCTAAATCTATGCAAGATAGTTGGTGTGGAGATGATATGCCGTTGACAGGCAGTCGTCAGAccagctgggaggaagaggaggatgtaGAGATTGGAATGTGGAACAGCAGTTCTTCACAAGACGCGAACCCATCTTTAAATTGGCCACCATATATGAAAAAAATGCCCACAAAG gGAATAATGAAAGGTGGAAATAAGCAAGATGAAACATGGATCAATCCATTCATTAAGCAATTCACAAATCTCAGTTTTTCA AGAGAATCACCAGAAGAAACCATACAGAGCAATAAGATGGACATGTCTGGAG GGTTATTGCAAGATAAGCGGATGGAGATAGATAAGCATGGCCTCGGTGTCGGAGATTACAATCGTGTGGTTGGAAAAGGCCCTGGTTCTCGTCCTCAGATTTCCAAAGAGTCTTCCATGGATCGCGGTCCTTACTTTGATAAG GATGGCATTGTAGCAGACGAGTCCCAAAACATGCAGTTTATGTCCAGTCAAAACATGAAGCTTCCCCCTTCAAATAATGCACTACCTAACCAAGCCCTTGGCTCCCTAGCAGGGCTGGGTATGCAAAACTTGAATTCTGTTAGACAG AACGGCAATCCCAGTATGTTTGGTGTTGGTAATATAGCAGCACAGCCCAGGAGCAtgcagcagcctccagcacaaCCTCTTAATTCATCTCAGCCTAATCCACGTGCTCAAGTGCCTCCTCCATTACTGTCCCCTCAG GTTCCAGTATCATTACTGAAGTATGCACCAAACAACGGTGGCCTGAGCCCACTTTTTGGCCCACAACAGGTAGCCATGTTGAATCAACTGTCCCAGTTAAACCAGCTTTCTCAGATCTCCCAGTTACAG CGGTTGTTGGCTCAGCAGCAAAAAGCGCAGAATCAAAGAAGCATGCCTTCTGGTGGTcgtcagcagcaggagcagcag GGTCGATCTCTTAGTATGCAGCAACAGATGATGCAACAGTCCCGTCAGCTTGATCCAAACCTGTTAATGAAGCAGCAAACTCCACCCTCTCAACAGCAGTCACTCCATCAACCCACCATGAAATCTTTCCTTGAGAATGTCATACCCCACGCTACTCCTGAGCTACAAAAAGGGCCATCGCCAATAAACGCGTTCAGCAGTTTCCCTATAG GCTTCTGTCCAATTTCTACTTCAGAAATTCCAG GAATGAACTCAAACTTGAATGTAAACATGGATATGAGCAGTATTAAAGAGCCACAATCTCGACTGAGGAAATGGACTACAGTAGACAGCATTTCTGTGAACACATCGTTAGATCAAAACTCCAGCAAACATG gTGCTATTTCAAGTGGTTTTCGGCTGGAAGAGTCTCCGTTTGTCCCCTACGACTTTATGAACAGCAGTAATTCACCAGCCAGTCCTCCCGGCTCGATTGGGGACGGCTGGCCCCGTGCCAAATCGCCTAACGGCTCGAGCAGTGTTAACTGGCCCCCAG AGTTTCGCCCTGGTGAGCCATGGAAAGGTTATCCAAACATCGACCCTGAAACTGACCCTTACGTCACTCCTGGCAGTGTCATAAACAATCTCTCAATTAATACTGTGCGGGAAGTTGACCACCTCAGGGACAGGAACAGTG GGTCATCCTCATCTTTGAACACCACGCTGCCTTCAACTAGTGCCTGGTCATCCATTCGTGCCTCCAACTACAATGTTTCCCTCAGCAGTACAGCACAAAGCACTTCAG TAGCCAGAAACAGTGATTCCAAATCAACGTGGTCTCCTGGATCAGTCACTAACACCTCTCTGGCTCATGAGCTGTGGAAGGTCCCTTTGCCACCTAAAAGCATcactgctccgtcccgcccgccTCCAGGGCTAACAGGCCAGAAACCACCGTTGTCCACTTGGGATAATTCCCTTCGTCTGGGTGGAGGATGGGGAAATTCTGATGCCAGATACACCCCTG GTTCAAGCTGGGGTGAGAGCAGCTCAGGGAGAATAACAAATTGGCTTGTTCTAAAAAACCTTACACCTCAG ATCGATGGCTCAACCCTGCGTACTCTGTGCATGCAGCACGGTCCACTAATAACATTCCACCTTAACCTCCCACATGGTAATGCTTTGGTCCGTTACAGTTCAAAAGAAGAGGTAGTGAAGGCACAAAAATCTCTGCAcat GTGTGTATTAGGGAACACTACTATTCTTGCTGAGTTTGCCAGTGAAGAGGAGATCAGTCGCTTCTTTGCACAAGGCCAGTCCCTGACTCCGTCTCCTGGCTGGCAATCTCTGGGATCCAGCCAGAGCCGACTTGGATCCATTGACGGTTCCCATTCGTTCTCAAACCGTAATGATCTAAATCACTGGAATGGTGCTGGGCTGTCGGGAACTAGCAGTGGAGACCTTCATGGCACTTCACTTTGGGGGAGCCCCAACTATTCCACGAGCCTGTGGGGCACCCCGAGCAGCAACGACACCAGGGGAATTAGCAGCCCGTCCCCCATCAACGCTTTCCTTTCTGTTGACCACCTGGGTGGAGGTGGAGAGTCCATGTAA